The segment tttaattttttcttaattGGATTGATTTGGTTTGATTTGATTTAACATTGGGTGTGGTTGAAATCAGTAAATAGTAAAAGGGATTTTGTGGTAGACCCTGTAAAATATTAGAATTTCTCAAATTTTATTGACGTTGCTATGGTAGGAGAATAATTGTAATTAAGAATTGAGTTTAAAACAAAAGGTTCTAGTTTCATGCGAAATACATTTTATGTAGACCAGTGTAGGTGAGGTTTTTTGTTTATTGTAGATCCAAAAGGAGCAAAGATAAAGCTTTCAGAATTTCGTTTTGTCTTCTATTTGTCTTATTCATCAAACAAAACAAGATTTTATTGTTGTTTGAGTTAATGAATCGTGTTTTGATGGTTGTTGATTTGTTGGTTGACAGTTCCGATCTTGAAGTTGATGACATAAGGTGTGATAATATAGCAGAGAAAGATGTCAGTGACGAAGAGATTGAAGCAGATGAATTGGAGAGACGAATATGGAAAGATCGTATCAAGCTCAGAAGGATTAAAGAAAGAGAGAAGATTGCAGCCCTGCAGGCTGTGGAAAAGCAAAAATCCAAGCAGGCATCTGATCAGGCTCGGAGGAAGAAAATGTCACGAGCTCAAGATGGGATTCTGAAGTATATGTTGAAGCTAATGGAAGTCTGCAAAGCACGTGGATTTGTCTATGGCATCATTCCGGAGAAGGGAAAGCCTGTAAGTGGTGCATCAGATAATATAAGATCTTGGTGGAAAGAAAAGGTGAAATTTGATAAGAATGGGCCAGCAGCAATAGCCAAGTATGAGGCAGAGTGTTTAGCTATCAGTGAGTCTGATAACATAAAAAAGGGAAATTCACAGTGCAGTCTACAAGACCTGCAAGATGCTACTCTTGGATCCCTCTTGTCTTCTTTGATGCAGCATTGCAAACCCCCTCAGAGAAAGTATCCCCTAGAAAAGGGAGTTCCTCCCCCATGGTGGCCCACTGGGAATGAAGAGTGGTGGGTAAAACTAGGGCTGCAACAGGGTCAAAGTCCTCCTTATAAAAAGCCACATGATCTTAAGAAGATGTGGAAAGTTGGAGTTTTAACAGCAGTGATAAAGCACATGTCACCTGATATTGCAAAGATTCGGAGGCACGTACATCAGTCAAAATGTTTACAAGATAAGATGACAGCAAAGGAGAGTGCAGTTTGGTTGGGGGTTTTGGGACGAGAGGAAGCTCTGATTCAGCAACCTAGCTGTGATAAAGGAATATCCAGCATAACTGAAAAGCCACAAGGTGGTCGTGATGGTAAGAAGCGACCTGCTGTCAGTATTGACAGTGATTATGATGTTGATGGTGTTGATGATGGACGAGGTTCAGTTTCTTCCAAAGATGACAGGAGAGATCAACCGATAGATGTGGAACCCATAGCTTATATCAACAATGATGATTCCCATCCAGTCCAAGAGAATGAGCCTGTGGAAAAACAACCTAGTAGGAAGAGACCTCGTAAAGGAACAAACCATGGTGATCGACAAACTGTACCAAGCCATGTGGATAAGCAACTTGTTCCATCTCATGATGAACATGTTAATGCTGAGTTAAGAAGCCCTGTGCCTGATATCAACCAAACTGATGCATCTTTTCCTGAATATAATATGCCTGCCACTCAGCAGGAAAATGATGCAAGCACAATGTTGATGCATGGAGAGAAACATTTAGTTGTTCAGTCTGAACTACCTGCCGTTCCTTGTGCTAATGAAATTTTCACCCAGAGCATGCATGTAGATGGAAGGCCCATGGTCTATCCATCAGTGCAACAGACTGAGCTGCACCACCGTGCTGCATATGAATTTTATAATCCATCGGTTGAATTTAGGCATTGTCGTGATGGTCAGCAAATTCAGGTGGGGATGAATGTACCACAGATTAGGCCAGAAAATGGGATTGATGTATCGGTGCCTGCTGGAAATGATCATGTAATTACTGGGGGAGAATTGCACCATTACATGAAAGACCCATTTCATGATGAGCAAGATAGAGCTGTTCATAATCCCTTTGGTTCACCTACAAGTGATCCCTCATTTTATGGTGGCTTCAACAGCCCATTTGAACTTCCATTCGACGGTACAAGTTCACTAGAGGAACTGCTTGATGACGACTTAATACAGTACTTTGGAGCTTAGGTTGTAAATTTTGAGATGTCAGGTAAACCTCTTCTCTTCAACCCCGATGATTCATAATTTGGTCTCGTACATTTTATTTGATGTTAGTTTTGCAGGAACTGTGAAATTATGCATTTTTACAGACCTAGATCGAGGAATCCATTAGTCTTTCTGGCTATGTTGCTTTGACTTCTCATTTTTCTTGAAGTTCCTATG is part of the Gossypium arboreum isolate Shixiya-1 chromosome 5, ASM2569848v2, whole genome shotgun sequence genome and harbors:
- the LOC108473847 gene encoding ETHYLENE INSENSITIVE 3-like 3 protein, which gives rise to MAEFEEIGADISSDLEVDDIRCDNIAEKDVSDEEIEADELERRIWKDRIKLRRIKEREKIAALQAVEKQKSKQASDQARRKKMSRAQDGILKYMLKLMEVCKARGFVYGIIPEKGKPVSGASDNIRSWWKEKVKFDKNGPAAIAKYEAECLAISESDNIKKGNSQCSLQDLQDATLGSLLSSLMQHCKPPQRKYPLEKGVPPPWWPTGNEEWWVKLGLQQGQSPPYKKPHDLKKMWKVGVLTAVIKHMSPDIAKIRRHVHQSKCLQDKMTAKESAVWLGVLGREEALIQQPSCDKGISSITEKPQGGRDGKKRPAVSIDSDYDVDGVDDGRGSVSSKDDRRDQPIDVEPIAYINNDDSHPVQENEPVEKQPSRKRPRKGTNHGDRQTVPSHVDKQLVPSHDEHVNAELRSPVPDINQTDASFPEYNMPATQQENDASTMLMHGEKHLVVQSELPAVPCANEIFTQSMHVDGRPMVYPSVQQTELHHRAAYEFYNPSVEFRHCRDGQQIQVGMNVPQIRPENGIDVSVPAGNDHVITGGELHHYMKDPFHDEQDRAVHNPFGSPTSDPSFYGGFNSPFELPFDGTSSLEELLDDDLIQYFGA